In one Cervus elaphus chromosome 9, mCerEla1.1, whole genome shotgun sequence genomic region, the following are encoded:
- the LOC122700976 gene encoding translation machinery-associated protein 7-like → MSGREGGKKKPLKQPKKQAKEMDEEDKAFKQKQKEEQKKLEELKAKAAGKGPLATGGIKKSSKK, encoded by the coding sequence ATGTCGGGCCGCGAAGGTGGCAAGAAGAAGCCCCTGAAGCAGCCCAAGAAGCAAGCCAAGGAGATGGACGAGGAAGATAAGGCATTCAAGCAGAAGCAGAAGGAGGAGCAGAAGAAACTCGAGGAGCTAAAAGCAAAGGCCGCGGGGAAAGGCCCCCTGGCCACTGGTGGAATTAAGAAATCTAGCAAAAAGTAA